From the genome of Helicobacter pylori:
GCGATGATGATTGAAGGAACTTGATGAAAACGACAGAAAACACAGATGAAACTCACTTAAGGGGAACTAAAAATAAACTAGGGCGCAAACCAAAAGCAGACGCTAATAAAAAAACTCGCGCTGTAAGCTTGTATTTTTCTGATGAGCAATACCAAAAACTAGAGAAAATGGCTAACGAAGAAGAAGAAAGCGTGGGATCTTATATCAAACGCTATATTTTGAAGGCTTTAAGAAAAATAGAGCAAAATGGCCCTTGATAACTTTTTAACTTGTTTTTGCTTTACGAGTTTTGCTATAGAACAAAACCAAACCCCATTTTTATTTGGTCTTTAGCTGTGTGGTTTTAAAAAAGAGTGGTATTTTGGCTAAAAAAACTTCTTTATTTGAGTGTCAGCATTGCGGTTTTACAAGCCCTAAGTGGCTGGGCAAGTGCGTTCAATGCAACGCATGGGAGAGTTTTATAGAATTGAACCAAACCCAAAAGGAAGTTTTAATCGCACTTAAAAACCCTCTCCCAAAAGCGCAAAAAAGCGTTTCTATCGCTGAAATTGAGCATGAAGAAGTGGTGAAGTTTTCTTCCACTCAGAGCGAGTTGGATATTGTTTTGGGTGGGGGGATTGCTAAAGGAGGGTTGTATTTAGTGGGGGGGAGTCCTGGGGTGGGGAAATCCACTCTGCTTTTGAAAGTGGCTTCTGGCTTAGCCAAAAACCAGCAAAAGGTTTTGTATGTGAGCGGGGAAGAGAGCTTGAGCCAGATTAAAATGCGCGCCACTAGATTGGATTGCATAGAAAAAGAATTGTATCTGCTCAATGAAATCAATTGGCCTGTGATTAAGGCTAATATTGAAAGCGAAAATTATTTTGCTTGCGTGATTGATTCCATTCAAACGCTTTATTCGCCAGAGATTTCTTCAGCGCCCGGCTCTATTTCGCAAGTGCGAGAGATCACTTTTGAGCTCATGCGTTTAGCCAAAACAAGAAATATTGCTGTTTTTATCATCGGTCATATCACTAAAGAAGGGAGCATCGCAGGGCCTAGAGTGCTAGAGCATATGGTGGATAGCGTGCTGTATTTTGAAGGCGATCCCAGTAGGGAATTAAGGATTTTAAGGAGTTTTAAAAACCGCTTTGGCCCTACGAGTGAAATCGGCTTGTTTGAGATGAAAGAGCAGGGTTTGGTGAGCGCTAAAGAAGCTTCAAGCTTGTTTTTTTCTAAAGAAGAGCCTATGGAGGGGAGTGCCATTACCATCACTTTAGAAGGATCAAGGGCGTTGATTTTAGAGATTCAGGCGTTGGTGAGCGAGTGCAGTTTTGGAGCGCCCAAACGCTTAGCGAACGGGTTTGACACCAACCGCCTTAACATGCTCATCGCTTTATTAGAAAAAAAGCTAGAAATCCCTTTAAACCGCCATGATGTGTTCATTAATGTGAGCGGAGGCATTAAGATTAGCGAGCCGGCTTGCGATTTAGCGGTCATTGCCAGCATCCTTTCAAGCTTTAAAAACAGAAAAATTGACAATAAAACGGCGTTTTTGGGCGAAGTGAGTTTGAATGGTAGGATTTTAGAAGCCCCTAATTTGAACGCCAGATTGAAAGAAATGGAAAATTACGGCTTTTTAAAAGCCATTTTGCCTAAAAAACCCAGCCAAAAAACCTCGATCAAATGCTATGAAGCCAATGCGGTGGGCAAGATTGTTGAATGGATGTGATTGGAACTTTTGTTACCTAATCAAAACAGAGCCTTATTAAAATTTAAACTCAATTTAAAGAACAACTACCATTTTTTTTAGTTATAATGGCGGACACCATTAAAATTAAAACAAAGGTTATTCAATGAAAGTATTATCTTACTTGAAACATTTTTATCTTTTTCTACTAATAGGAGCGTTTATGCAAGCGAATGAAAACATGGGATCTAAACACCCAAAAACCGATGAAAGGGTGATTTACTTGGCTGGGGGGTGCTTTTGGGGGCTAGAGGCGTATATGGAGAGGATTTATGGCGTTATAGACGCAAGCTCTGGTTACGCTAACGGCAAGACTTCAAGCACGAATTATGAAAAGTTGCATGAGAGCGATCATGCTGAAAGCGTGAAAGTGATCTATGATCCTAAAAAGATCAGTTTGGACAAGTTGCTACGCTATTATTTTAAGGTGATTGATCCGGTGAGCGTGAACAAGCAGGGTAATGATGTGGGCAGACAGTATCGCACAGGGATTTACTATGTCAATAGCGCGGATAGGGAAGTGATAGACAATGCCTTAAAAGCGTTACAAAAAGAAGTGAAAGGCAAAATCGCCATTGAGGTAGAGCCGTTAAAAAATTATGTGAGGGCTGAAGAATACCACCAGGATTATTTGAAAAAACACCCCGGTGGCTATTGCCATATTGATTTGAAAAAGGCGGATGAAGTGATTGTAGATAGCGATAAATACACCAAACCAAGCGATGAAGTTTTAAAGAAAAAACTCACCAAACTCCAGTATGAGGTGACTCAAAACAAACACACTGAGAAACCTTTTGAAAATGAGTATTACAACAAAGAAGAAGAGGGTATTTATGTGGATATTACCACAGGCGAGCCGTTATTTTCTTCAGCGGATAAATACGACTCCGGTTGCGGGTGGCCAAGCTTTTCTAAGCCTATCAATAAAGATGTGGTGAAATACGAAGACGATGAGAGCCTTAACAGGAAACGCATTGAAGTATTAAGCCGTATTGGTAAGGCGCATTTAGGGCATGTGTTTAACGATGGGCCTAAAGAATTAGGGGGCTTAAGGTATTGCATCAACAGCGCGGCTTTAAGGTTTATCCCCTTAAAAGACATGGAAAAAGAGGGTTATGGCGAGTTTATCCCTTATATCAAAAAGGGTGAATTGAAAAAATACATCCAAGATAAAAAAACGCATTAAGGGGTGATGACTAAGCCCTCTTAAGGGGGGTTAAAATAGGGGGGGGGTTTAAGCGTTTGGGTTGTCTTTAAAAAACGCTAAAATCCGCCCTAAATAATTCATTTTTTAATTACCCTTACTTTGAAGACATTCTTTTTTAAGTTTTATGGTTTTGTTCTTAAAATATCAATAACTAAAGCTTTTTATTTTTTTAAAATGGGTTTTTAATTTTATTTTTTGTTTCAAACTCATTTTTTAAGGGGGTAGGGGGTTATCCCATTACAACCCCCAAACTAAACCCCCCTAACCCTAAAGAAGCGCTTTTTAAGAAACTATCGCTTGTTAAAAATCAAGCTCTTTGCTATTTCATCTTTCATCTTTAAAAAATGCCCTTGATTTATTTTTAGATTTTTACCCCATAATGAGCTTGTGCAAAGTCGCTAAAATGCTTAAGGCATAAATGAGGAGCAACAGGATTTTATGCACCTTTTCATTAGCCAAAGCAATGAGCTTAATGCCAATGCCCACCCCTAAAAACGCTCCAATACCGGTAATCACCCCCGCTTGAACGCTTATATCATCAAGAACTTTCCCGTTATAAAGAGAGATGACCCCAGATAAAGAAGCGAATACCACAAAAAATAGCCCCAAAGGCACGATTTTTTTAGAATCGTATTTCAAAAAATAGCCCAAAAACGGCACCATTAAAATCCCCCCACCCATGCCTAGCGGGATAGAAAAGATGCCGGTAACAAAACCGGCGAGCATCAAAACCCCATGCGTTCTATCC
Proteins encoded in this window:
- a CDS encoding ribbon-helix-helix domain-containing protein, translating into MKTTENTDETHLRGTKNKLGRKPKADANKKTRAVSLYFSDEQYQKLEKMANEEEESVGSYIKRYILKALRKIEQNGP
- the radA gene encoding DNA repair protein RadA translates to MAKKTSLFECQHCGFTSPKWLGKCVQCNAWESFIELNQTQKEVLIALKNPLPKAQKSVSIAEIEHEEVVKFSSTQSELDIVLGGGIAKGGLYLVGGSPGVGKSTLLLKVASGLAKNQQKVLYVSGEESLSQIKMRATRLDCIEKELYLLNEINWPVIKANIESENYFACVIDSIQTLYSPEISSAPGSISQVREITFELMRLAKTRNIAVFIIGHITKEGSIAGPRVLEHMVDSVLYFEGDPSRELRILRSFKNRFGPTSEIGLFEMKEQGLVSAKEASSLFFSKEEPMEGSAITITLEGSRALILEIQALVSECSFGAPKRLANGFDTNRLNMLIALLEKKLEIPLNRHDVFINVSGGIKISEPACDLAVIASILSSFKNRKIDNKTAFLGEVSLNGRILEAPNLNARLKEMENYGFLKAILPKKPSQKTSIKCYEANAVGKIVEWM
- the msrB gene encoding peptide-methionine (R)-S-oxide reductase MsrB; its protein translation is MKVLSYLKHFYLFLLIGAFMQANENMGSKHPKTDERVIYLAGGCFWGLEAYMERIYGVIDASSGYANGKTSSTNYEKLHESDHAESVKVIYDPKKISLDKLLRYYFKVIDPVSVNKQGNDVGRQYRTGIYYVNSADREVIDNALKALQKEVKGKIAIEVEPLKNYVRAEEYHQDYLKKHPGGYCHIDLKKADEVIVDSDKYTKPSDEVLKKKLTKLQYEVTQNKHTEKPFENEYYNKEEEGIYVDITTGEPLFSSADKYDSGCGWPSFSKPINKDVVKYEDDESLNRKRIEVLSRIGKAHLGHVFNDGPKELGGLRYCINSAALRFIPLKDMEKEGYGEFIPYIKKGELKKYIQDKKTH